A stretch of the Hippoglossus hippoglossus isolate fHipHip1 chromosome 1, fHipHip1.pri, whole genome shotgun sequence genome encodes the following:
- the LOC117770850 gene encoding interleukin-8-like isoform X2 yields the protein MMSSRVIVVAAMVLLASLAISEGMSLRSLGVELHCRCIKTESKHIGRFIEKVEIISGNSHCKETEIIATLKNTGEEVCLDPKAPWVKKVVDRMMSKRR from the exons ATGATGAGCAGCAGAGTCATCGTCGTTGCTGCAATGGTGCTCCTGGCCTCTCTGGCCATCAGTGAAG GGATGAGCCTGAGAAGCCTGGGAGTGGAGCTGCACTGCCGCTGCATCAAGACAGAGAGCAAACACATCGGCCGCTTCATTGAGAAGGTGGAAATCATCTCTGGCAACTCTCACTGCAAGGAAACTGAGATCAT TGCCACTCTGAAGAATACCGGAGAGGAAGTGTGCCTTGACCCCAAGGCTCCCTGGGTGAAGAAAGTGGTCGACAGGATGATGTCAAA
- the LOC117770850 gene encoding interleukin-8-like isoform X1, translating into MMSSRVIVVAAMVLLASLAISEGMSLRSLGVELHCRCIKTESKHIGRFIEKVEIISGNSHCKETEIIATLKNTGEEVCLDPKAPWVKKVVDRMMSNRRR; encoded by the exons ATGATGAGCAGCAGAGTCATCGTCGTTGCTGCAATGGTGCTCCTGGCCTCTCTGGCCATCAGTGAAG GGATGAGCCTGAGAAGCCTGGGAGTGGAGCTGCACTGCCGCTGCATCAAGACAGAGAGCAAACACATCGGCCGCTTCATTGAGAAGGTGGAAATCATCTCTGGCAACTCTCACTGCAAGGAAACTGAGATCAT TGCCACTCTGAAGAATACCGGAGAGGAAGTGTGCCTTGACCCCAAGGCTCCCTGGGTGAAGAAAGTGGTCGACAGGATGATGTCAAA